In the Purpureocillium takamizusanense chromosome 5, complete sequence genome, one interval contains:
- the COQ2 gene encoding 4-hydroxybenzoate polyprenyltransferase (COG:H~TransMembrane:8 (i112-129o141-163i184-205o211-228i237-256o262-282i313-331o337-354i)~EggNog:ENOG503NXJY) — MTFINMTKATLVASRASTSSVSKASRRIHLPLHHPSLAGRSLIRQSLTPVLTKGFHEAKSRLLPVIDARRNEHDSPVVLPYTTPTSGVLSKIPRSWVPYAELVRLDKPAGTYYLYFPCLFSTLMAAPMLSPAASLGSVTSFSLLFLAGAVIMRGAGCTINDLWDRNLDPHVQRTRLRPIARGAITPFKGVVFTGFQLLAGLAVLVQFPLPCILYGTLSLPLVASYPLAKRITYYPQVVLGLTFSWGAIMGFPALGLDLLSDSAVLTAAGFLYASNIAWTVLYDMIYAHMDIKDDAKAGIKSIALKHDADTKKVLTGLAVTQVALLAAAGMASGAGTAFFVGSCGGALVSLGVMIKRVNLKSVQNCWWWFSKGCWITGGTISTGLAVDYLIRRVEEDDAAAKDAD, encoded by the coding sequence ATGACTTTCATCAACATGACCAAGGCCACATTAGTGGCCTCACGGGCCTCAACCAGCTCAGTTTCGAAGGCTTCCAGGCGGATACACCTGCCTCTCCATCATCCGTCTCTGGCAGGACGCAGCTTGATACGTCAATCCCTGACCCCGGTCCTGACGAAGGGTTTCCACGAGGCCAAGTCGCGATTACTACCGGTGATCGATGCGAGACGCAACGAGCACGATTCGCCGGTAGTGCTTCCCTACACAACACCTACATCTGGAGTCCTGTCCAAGATCCCTCGGTCGTGGGTGCCGTACGCCGAGCTCGTGCGACTCGACAAGCCGGCGGGCACATATTACCTCTACTTCCCCTGTCTATTCTCAacgttgatggcggcgccaatGCTCTCACCAGCGGCATCTCTGGGGTCCGTAACTAGTTTCTCCCTGTTGTTTCTGGCCGGTGCCGTCATCATGCGTGGAGCTGGATGTACCATCAACGATCTCTGGGACAGGAACCTCGATCCCCACGTACAGAGGACGCGACTTCGACCAATCGCCCGTGGTGCCATAACGCCATTTAAAGGGGTAGTGTTCACCGGTTTTCAGCTCCTGGCAGGACTAGCGGTTCTGGTCCAGTTCCCGCTCCCGTGCATTCTCTACGGCACTTTGAGTTTGCCTCTGGTCGCGTCCTACCCCCTGGCCAAGAGGATAACATACTATCCTCAGGTTGTCTTGGGGCTGACGTTCTCTTGGGGAGCCATAATGGGTTTCCCTGCTCTTGGCCTAGACCTGCTATCCGACTCGGCTGTTTTGACAGCCGCTGGGTTTCTTTACGCCTCCAACATCGCCTGGACTGTCCTCTATGATATGATTTATGCCCATATGGACATCAAGGACGATGCAAAAGCCGGAATTAAGAGCATTGCTCTCAAGCATGATGCGGATACCAAGAAAGTGCTGACCGGTTTGGCCGTCACGCAAGTGGCTCTGCTGGCAGCCGCTGGGATGGCGTCTGGTGCCGGAACCGCGTTTTTCGTTGGCAGTTGTGGCGGGGCCTTAGTCAGTTTGGGCGTCATGATCAAACGGGTCAATCTCAAGAGTGTTCAGAActgttggtggtggtttAGTAAAGGTTGCTGGATTACCGGTGGGACTATTAGCACGGGATTGGCCGTGGACTATTTGATCCGCAGagtcgaggaggatgacgccgCTGCGAAGGACGCCGATTGA
- the rps23_2 gene encoding ribosomal protein S23 (COG:J~EggNog:ENOG503P20Z): MAGGKPRGLNAARKLRTNRKDQKWADLHYKKRALGTAFKSSPFGGSSHAKGIVLEKVGVEAKQPNSAIRKCVRVQLIKNGKKVTAFVPNDGCLNFVDENDEVLLAGFGRKGKAKGDIPGVRFKVVKVSGVGLLALWKEKKEKPRS; the protein is encoded by the exons ATGGCTGGTGGCAAACCCCGTGGTCTCAACGCCGCACGAAAGCTGCGAACGAACCGAAAGGACCAGAAATGGGCCGACCTTCACTATAAGAAGCGTGCCCTGGGCACTGCTTTCAAGTCCTCGCCCTTCGGTGGCTCTTCCcacgccaagggcatcgtcctcgagaAGGTCGGTGTCGAGGCTAAGCAGCCCAACTCCGCTATCCGAAAGTGCGTCCGTGTTCAGTTGATCAAGAACGGCAAGAAGGTCACGGCTTTCG TCCCCAATGACGGTTGCCTGAACTTCGTGGACGAGAACGACGAGGTCCTCCTGGCTGGTTTCGGTcgcaagggcaaggccaagggtGACATTCCCGGTGTTCGATTCAAGGTCGTCAAGGTCTCGGGTGTCGGTCTGCTCGCTCTgtggaaggagaagaaggagaagcccCGGTCTTAG
- a CDS encoding uncharacterized protein (COG:S~EggNog:ENOG503P4S8) — MASSMKKTAHTGSSSKTWGANEDLSAAPPKSRAKQREPPPVLFLHPSPGASHVSLPGALAPGAQIPGPASTRRDQPTLERSVSVRSGPGAPSEVQQRPGRALLTAASTRSADRTDALWAEMQATLEEVELSASGGTHVFGPEHDHKLTELRTAQIALAQAWARSEADDAIETTLDGDLAPSAGDDLRNIMVNLAEAPWAGADETDAAKSTVGTTSGRPESSSGGADLLGAKLEEETEVDILMARKRREANDRYFQRVNQGVIDVVAKLEDVAVAMRAVEQESKDVWHGGGSHS, encoded by the coding sequence ATGGCTTCTTCAATGAAAAAAACCGCCCACACCGGTTCCAGCTCCAAAACTTGGGGCGCTAACGAGGATCTCAGCGCTGCTCCCCCAAAGAGCCGGGCCAAGCAACGAGAACCGCCGCCGGTGTTGTTCCTGCACCCATCTCCTGGCGCTTCTCATGTGTCTCTTCCTGGCGCCTTAGCCCCTGGTGCCCAAATCCCCGGGCCGGCGAGCACAAGACGGGATCAGCCCACGCTCGAGCGCAGCGTGTCGGTGCGCTCCGGTCCCGGGGCACCTTCCGAGGTTCAGCAGCGACCGGGTCGAGCCTTACTCACCGCGGCGAGCACTCGGAGCGCTGATAGAACCGACGCACTATGGGCAGAGATGCAGGCGACCCTTGAGGAGGTGGAGCTCTCTGCCTCGGGGGGCACACATGTTTTTGGCCCTGAGCATGATCACAAGTTGACAGAGCTACGGACGGCGCAGATAGCCCTCGCTCAGGCGTGGGCTCGGAGTGAAGCCGATGACGCAATCGAGACAACTCTTGACGGCGACTTAGCCCCTTCGGCTGGCGACGACCTTCGCAACATCATGGTGAATCTCGCGGAGGCACCGTGGGCGGGTGCCGACGAAACTGATGCGGCAAAGAGTACCGTTGGGACGACTAGTGGTCGGCCAGAAAGCAGTAGTGGGGGTGCCGATCTTCTCGGGGCCAAGCTAGAGGAAGAGACAGAAGTTGATATTTTGATGGCTCGAAAGCGCCGCGAAGCAAACGACCGATACTTTCAACGGGTCAACCAGGGCGTCATAGATGTTGTCGCCAAGCTGGAAGACGTTGCAGTGGCAATGCGCGCAGTTGAGCAAGAAAGCAAAGATGTCTGGCATGGGGGTGGCTCACATAGCTGA
- a CDS encoding uncharacterized protein (SECRETED:SignalP(1-19~SECRETED:cutsite=ALA-VD~SECRETED:prob=0.9512)~EggNog:ENOG503P75F), translated as MRLLPQLVAALAILPGALAVDQKRSAIIWFDDPKTPDSVVNEAKESIVKAGGKITHIYTIIKGFAVVAPEKVLESVQVTASKSQYKMRVDNDEMVSSQD; from the exons ATGAGACTCCTCCCCCAACTCGTCGCCGCACTCGCTATCCTCCCCGGGGCTCTAGCAGTTGATCAGAAGCGGTCGGCAATCATTTGGTTCGACGATCCGAAAACACCCGACTCCGTGGTCAACGAGGCCAAAGAGTCCATAGTCAAAGCCGGCGGCAAGATAACCCACATTTATACAATCATCAA GGGGTTTGCCGTCGTTGCTCCCGAGAAGGTCCTAGAAAGCGTACAGGTCACGGCAAGCAAGAGTCAATACAAAATGCGGGTCGACAACGATGAGATGGTATCCAGCCAAGACTGA
- a CDS encoding uncharacterized protein (COG:S~EggNog:ENOG503Q4YP) produces the protein MAPTASPSASRTMPIYSLGAQAALLKAVNRVFDLDRTAESLDELNNGSILAHILHELDSEFDPSHLESSQGASKYLTNKRNIQAVYKGLFRFIRRQVPELGCQAKKFDYHAVAENPDAQGISQLLAVMVSAAAMGPDNAKYVPRIQNGLDRENQAEIMQIIRAMQQDIASYKDDDDLDEAIDAVMEARDIDLLVEEQNAALRQQLDGTKKTLSDYITRLEHLQQSHEELKYEKEKNDRELEILRKATQEGANSAEAIKLLEAQVHEQMEIIARNEETIRNHDRIKAQLETEVQRLSQKSMQADELRDQVTEWKHKADELEKKANTAERYKQKLEAQQGLVKEVQNLQYERAELQEQLRSLVSDRERGERTRKAEDELTKMITQSEQHLWDERNQKNQLIKDVSALEEELVRLKAQRTHDEHFIQDLQEQLQQSGAAEGQGDGLSSGSGTFNLEDELNAAGDEGQTNVPLELSRLKAENELLRKTFGSTGDAALLRRELEEQRRQRDRLQQNFNEIFEKHIVTQEQIKVLMTDATGEGSQAFIKLRAQLVHAESRFEETDKRSADLQTKLADIERELISARAQLSAAEKGGSAAIDELKSTDKLISESLKAELDRLREEFSLVVSERDAQKSQLIEALLAKDKLRKEVEEGRELHDTPALPTDHVDSDMSEAAKKSSEKIEKLRARLKERKLQLEQSEQEKLDLQHKLKAAQGSHGSAAQKAATDQVIKNLQRENALMATAWYDLTSRLQSNHVVLQRRHDAPRSWLNKQRQMVNATPRR, from the exons atggcgccgacggcctcgccctcagcATCCAGAACGATGCCCATCTAcagcctcggcgcgcaggccgcgCTGTTGAAAGCC GTCAACCGGGTATTCGACTTAGACCGAACAGCCGAGTctctcgacgagctcaaTAATGGCTCCATCCTCGCACACATCCTCCACGAGCTCGACTCGGAGTTCGATCCTTCCCATCTCGAATCCAGCCAGGGTGCCTCCAAGTACCTGACCAACAAGCGCAACATCCAGGCTGTGTATAAGGGCCTATTTCGATTCATTCGCCGTCAGGTTCCAGAACTGGGCTGTCAGGCGAAGAAGTTCGACTACCATGCGGTGGCCGAGAACCCCGACGCACAGGGCATCAGCCAG CTTCTCGCCGTTATGGTCTCGGCAGCCGCCATGGGACCTGACAATGCAAAGTATGTGCCTAGGATACAGAACGGCCTAGATCGCGAAAACCAGGCCGAGATCATGCAGATCATTCGCGCCATGCAGCAGGATATTGCCAGTTAcaaggatgatgatgaccttGACGAGGCTATTGATGCTGTGATGGAGGCCCGAGATATTGACCTACTTGTGGAGGAGCAGAACGCGGCTCTTCGCCAACAGCTCGATGGCACCAAGAAGACGCTATCTGACTATATAACTCGGCTGGAACACCTCCAGCAGAGCCACGAAGAGCTCAAGtacgagaaggagaagaatGATCGCGAGCTCGAGATTCTTCGCAAGGCCACTCAGGAAGGAGCCAATAGCGCGGAGGCCATCAAGCTTCTCGAAGCACAGGTACATGAACAGATGGAAATCATTGCCAGAAACGAGGAGACCATACGAAACCACGACAGGATCAAGGCCCAGCTAGAGACCGAGGTGCAGCGCCTGAGCCAAAAGAGCATGCAAGCAGACGAGCTCCGGGACCAGGTTACCGAGTGGAAGcacaaggccgacgagcttgaAAAGAAGGCCAACACCGCCGAGCGCTACAAGCAAAAACTggaggcgcagcagggcctGGTAAAGGAAGTGCAGAATCTTCAGTACGAGCGAGCCGAGCTTCAGGAGCAGTTGCGGTCTCTCGTGAGCGacagggagaggggggaacGTACGAGAAaggccgaggatgagctgACCAAGATGATCACCCAGTCAGAGCAACACCTATGGGACGAGCGGAACCAGAAGAATCAGCTCATCAAAGACGTTTCGGCTCTCGAGGAAGAGTTGGTGCGCTTAAAGGCACAACGAACTCATGACGAGCACTTCATCCAGGACTTGCAAGAGCAGTTGCAACAAagtggcgccgccgagggtcAAGGCGATGGCCTCAGTTCTGGTTCAGGGACGTTCAATCTGGAAGACGAGCtcaacgcggccggcgatgaggggcAGACTAACGTGCCATTGGAGTTATCGAGACTCAAAGCCGAGAATGAGCTGCTCCGCAAGACATTTGGTTCGACCGGGGATGCTGCGCTACTCCGACGCGAGTTGGAGGAACAAAGACGCCAACGGGACAGACTTCAACAAAACTTCAACGAAATATTCGAAAAGCACATTGTCACTCAGGAGCAAATCAAGGTGTTGATGACCGATGCGACAGGCGAAGG CTCACAAGCTTTCATCAAGCTGCGGGCACAGCTCGTACATGCTGAGTCAAGATTTGAAGAGACAGACAAGCGCTCCGCCGATCTGCAGACAAAACTTGCCGACATAGAACGTGAGCTCATCAGCGCAAGAGCTCAATTATCGGCCGCAGAAAAGGGAGGGTCTGCGGCTATTGACGAGCTGAAAAGCACCGACAAACTCATATCCGAGTCGCTTAAGGCGGAACTAGACCGACTGCGAGAGGAGTTCAGCTTGGTAGTGAGCGAGAGGGACGCACAAAAGTCACAGCTGATCGAAGCACTCCTGGCAAAAGACAAGCTGCGCAAGGAAGTCGAGGAAGGCAGAGAGCTGCACGACACCCCTGCGCTTCCCACGGATCATGTCGATTCGGACATGTCGGAGGCTGCCAAGAAGTCTAGCGAGAAGATTGAGAAGCTCCGAGCCCGTCTCAAGGAGCGCAAGCTG CAACTCGAGCAATCGGAacaggagaagctcgacctGCAGCACAAATTGAAGGCGGCTCAGGGAAGTCATGGCTCTGCCGCGCAGAAG GCTGCGACCGATCAGGTCATCAAAAACCTGCAAAGAGAGAATGCGTTGATGGCCACAGCCTGGTACGACCTCACC